In one Arachis duranensis cultivar V14167 chromosome 9, aradu.V14167.gnm2.J7QH, whole genome shotgun sequence genomic region, the following are encoded:
- the LOC107465423 gene encoding uncharacterized protein LOC107465423 isoform X1, with amino-acid sequence MENYQVTTVLPPSTGPTFPSFGTLKHLELGLVAGEIVSHTSQVTNSQDFNFKGLKSKFDQEPFSSADVPECLQNTLEVVKFGEVHGLEHELWLAKFVMENGLVLKRMSFFVPSWLGNFNAIEEFKEKQLSFKKPFSFAFVEFSYPQEYYKVAVSTTIGITVMGFIGFFVKLIFIPINTTSLSDLVRMKRATITHSFKANGSRSSSPINFLLIIVLLYITFCFSILHIFGSITVLI; translated from the exons ATGGAAAACTATCAAGTTACTACTG TTTTGCCACCATCAACAGGGCCAACATTTCCTTCATTTGGAACGTTGAAGCATCTGGAGCTTGGCTTAGTTGCTGGTGAAATTGTTAGTCATACTTCTCAAGTCACCAATTCTCAAgactttaattttaaag gactaaaatctaaatttGACCAAGAGCCTTTTAGCTCTGCTGATGTGCCTGAGTGTTTGCAAAATACCTTGGAGGTTGTGAAATTTGGAGAAGTACATGGACTTGAGCATGAATTGTGGTTAGCTAAATTTGTGATGGAAAATGGTTTGGTCCTGAAGAGGATGAGTTTCTTTGTTCCTTCCTGGTTAGGCAATTTTAATGCCATTGAAGAATTTAAAGAGAAGCAATTATCTTTCAAGAAACCTTTTAGTTTTGCTTTTGTTGAATTCTCATATCCTCAAG AATATTACAAGGTTGCCGTTAGTACTACAATCGGAATTACGGTAATGGGATTTATTGGCTTCTTCGTCAAGCTCATCTTCATTCCCATTAACACAACATCATTGTCAGATCTGGTTAG GATGAAGAGAGCCACAATCACACACAGTTTTAAAGCAAATGGTAGTAGGAGTTCTTCCCCCATCAACTTTTTGTTAATCATAGTTCTGCTGTATatcactttttgtttttccatcctTCATATCTTTGGGAGCATTacagttttaatttaa
- the LOC107465423 gene encoding uncharacterized protein LOC107465423 isoform X3 has protein sequence MENYQVTTVLPPSTGPTFPSFGTLKHLELGLVAGEIVSHTSQVTNSQDFNFKGLKSKFDQEPFSSADVPECLQNTLEVVKFGEVHGLEHELWLAKFVMENGLVLKRMSFFVPSWLGNFNAIEEFKEKQLSFKKPFSFAFVEFSYPQEYYKVAVSTTIGITVMGFIGFFVKLIFIPINTTSLSDLVRMKRATITHSFKANGYAFKPWQKVLVEKLRF, from the exons ATGGAAAACTATCAAGTTACTACTG TTTTGCCACCATCAACAGGGCCAACATTTCCTTCATTTGGAACGTTGAAGCATCTGGAGCTTGGCTTAGTTGCTGGTGAAATTGTTAGTCATACTTCTCAAGTCACCAATTCTCAAgactttaattttaaag gactaaaatctaaatttGACCAAGAGCCTTTTAGCTCTGCTGATGTGCCTGAGTGTTTGCAAAATACCTTGGAGGTTGTGAAATTTGGAGAAGTACATGGACTTGAGCATGAATTGTGGTTAGCTAAATTTGTGATGGAAAATGGTTTGGTCCTGAAGAGGATGAGTTTCTTTGTTCCTTCCTGGTTAGGCAATTTTAATGCCATTGAAGAATTTAAAGAGAAGCAATTATCTTTCAAGAAACCTTTTAGTTTTGCTTTTGTTGAATTCTCATATCCTCAAG AATATTACAAGGTTGCCGTTAGTACTACAATCGGAATTACGGTAATGGGATTTATTGGCTTCTTCGTCAAGCTCATCTTCATTCCCATTAACACAACATCATTGTCAGATCTGGTTAG GATGAAGAGAGCCACAATCACACACAGTTTTAAAGCAAATG gctacgctttcaAACCGTGGCAAAAGGTTTTAGTGGAAAAGCTAcgcttttaa
- the LOC107465423 gene encoding uncharacterized protein LOC107465423 isoform X2 has protein sequence MENYQVTTVLPPSTGPTFPSFGTLKHLELGLVAGEIVSHTSQVTNSQDFNFKGLKSKFDQEPFSSADVPECLQNTLEVVKFGEVHGLEHELWLAKFVMENGLVLKRMSFFVPSWLGNFNAIEEFKEKQLSFKKPFSFAFVEFSYPQEYYKVAVSTTIGITVMGFIGFFVKLIFIPINTTSLSDLVRMKRATITHSFKANGIGYAFKPWQKVLVEKLRF, from the exons ATGGAAAACTATCAAGTTACTACTG TTTTGCCACCATCAACAGGGCCAACATTTCCTTCATTTGGAACGTTGAAGCATCTGGAGCTTGGCTTAGTTGCTGGTGAAATTGTTAGTCATACTTCTCAAGTCACCAATTCTCAAgactttaattttaaag gactaaaatctaaatttGACCAAGAGCCTTTTAGCTCTGCTGATGTGCCTGAGTGTTTGCAAAATACCTTGGAGGTTGTGAAATTTGGAGAAGTACATGGACTTGAGCATGAATTGTGGTTAGCTAAATTTGTGATGGAAAATGGTTTGGTCCTGAAGAGGATGAGTTTCTTTGTTCCTTCCTGGTTAGGCAATTTTAATGCCATTGAAGAATTTAAAGAGAAGCAATTATCTTTCAAGAAACCTTTTAGTTTTGCTTTTGTTGAATTCTCATATCCTCAAG AATATTACAAGGTTGCCGTTAGTACTACAATCGGAATTACGGTAATGGGATTTATTGGCTTCTTCGTCAAGCTCATCTTCATTCCCATTAACACAACATCATTGTCAGATCTGGTTAG GATGAAGAGAGCCACAATCACACACAGTTTTAAAGCAAATG gaataggctacgctttcaAACCGTGGCAAAAGGTTTTAGTGGAAAAGCTAcgcttttaa